The Pseudorhodobacter turbinis genome contains a region encoding:
- a CDS encoding paraquat-inducible protein A, whose protein sequence is MERAFQSGKNSLGADLSDLVACPVCDTLHRFSAIPQGGRGTCKRCHHILATPRPNAMTRIVMLAITATILMMAAISFPFLTIETHGLRQQASVIDTILAYSEGLMVPLSLAMAALIVVLPLTRLTAILYTVAPMALGHHPVRGAARAFRIAEHLKPWAMAEVFIVGVAVALVKVGGLATLTIGPAFWAFAALVLITILQDNFMSSLIIWKTLETRGTT, encoded by the coding sequence ATGGAGCGTGCATTTCAATCAGGTAAAAACAGCCTTGGCGCCGATCTGTCGGATCTGGTGGCATGCCCTGTTTGCGATACACTGCACCGGTTTTCGGCTATTCCGCAAGGCGGGCGCGGAACGTGCAAGCGCTGCCATCATATTCTGGCGACCCCACGCCCCAATGCGATGACGCGGATCGTAATGTTGGCCATCACCGCCACGATCCTGATGATGGCTGCCATCAGCTTTCCTTTCCTGACGATCGAGACACATGGCCTGCGCCAACAAGCCTCGGTGATCGATACGATCCTCGCCTATTCCGAAGGGTTGATGGTGCCGCTTTCACTGGCAATGGCGGCGCTGATTGTGGTGCTGCCGCTGACGCGCCTGACCGCGATCCTTTATACGGTGGCCCCGATGGCGCTGGGGCATCACCCCGTGCGCGGGGCGGCACGGGCGTTTCGCATTGCGGAGCACCTCAAACCCTGGGCGATGGCCGAGGTGTTCATCGTTGGCGTGGCGGTTGCCTTGGTCAAGGTGGGGGGGCTTGCAACGCTGACCATCGGGCCGGCCTTTTGGGCCTTTGCCGCCCTCGTCCTTATCACCATCCTCCAAGATAACTTCATGAGCAGTCTGATCATATGGAAAACCCTGGAAACGCGCGGCACTACCTGA
- a CDS encoding paraquat-inducible protein A yields the protein MENPGNARHYLTAREAGLVSCTTCGKLHPAGAKTCLRCGANLASRDAQSLQKVWAWWIAGVIAFIPANTYPMLKTATLGSQSESTLLGGIVELLHHGSLGIAGIVFFASIVIPASKFLAIAYLALGIGRPHRSSAHLRHQVYEVVEFVGRWSMIDVFVVAILTALVQLGAAASIHPGIAAVSFALSVAFTMLSAQSFDARLIWDADKDQAK from the coding sequence ATGGAAAACCCTGGAAACGCGCGGCACTACCTGACGGCCCGCGAAGCGGGATTGGTCAGCTGTACGACCTGCGGCAAGCTTCATCCCGCGGGCGCGAAAACATGCCTGCGTTGCGGCGCCAATCTTGCCAGCCGCGATGCGCAAAGCCTGCAAAAGGTCTGGGCGTGGTGGATTGCGGGCGTGATCGCCTTTATCCCCGCCAATACCTATCCGATGCTGAAAACCGCCACCTTGGGCAGCCAATCCGAAAGCACCCTGCTGGGCGGCATTGTGGAATTGCTGCACCACGGATCGCTGGGCATTGCGGGCATCGTATTTTTTGCCAGCATCGTCATTCCGGCCAGTAAGTTCCTTGCCATCGCCTATCTGGCACTGGGCATTGGACGCCCCCACCGCAGCAGCGCGCACCTGCGTCATCAAGTCTATGAGGTGGTCGAATTTGTCGGGCGCTGGTCGATGATCGATGTCTTTGTCGTTGCAATTTTGACGGCACTCGTTCAATTGGGCGCCGCAGCCAGCATCCATCCCGGCATCGCGGCTGTTAGTTTTGCCCTCTCCGTTGCTTTTACAATGCTCTCGGCCCAAAGCTTTGACGCTCGGCTGATCTGGGACGCAGACAAGGACCAAGCCAAATGA
- a CDS encoding intermembrane transport protein PqiB encodes MTLPDVPEMDVSPAKRSPWRNLSLVWLVPVLALMVSLGVAWQSYSNKGSLITIVFQDAAGITPKDTTIRYRDVIIGAVEEVNFSADMSKVIVAARIDKDVAATFSPDTLFWVVRPEVSARGISGLSTVLSGVYIDSAWIPTTSSDAREFKGLSETPLIRPGHEGTRIKIRSKNGTSLTAGAPVFFRGMEVGRLDTPRLSETADSTDVEAFINAPYDKFLNTNSRFWNMAGFSVTLGPSGLDLNVASLGSLLTGGIAFENMVTGGAPISDDTIIRLFANETAARDSVFTQLSANSVKMSVVFRESISGLTSGAPVEFRGLRIGQVSGIGAFIVKTDAGSAVNMRAVISIDPQALGLDADADAETTQAFIAKLVAEGVRARLSTTSIFSAALKVELADIDNADPAELGQDGDGTPIIPSVISDLPDFTATAEGVLQRINNLPIEDVMNQTISLMASIEAIATSQSTQLAPDAILGLIGDARELIGKEDTQAIPAELRGVIADLRSIVSELKERGAVDQLSSALTSFDKASADIAAASGDLPQLIADLRSIATKVNELKAEELIAAVTRVMDSTDALIGAEGVKDIPPALASALTEIQASLRELREGGAVENTNATLASAREAADAVAQAARDFPDVTAQLDQLASKADALLSAYGDRSTFNSETLDLLRELKAAAKSVSQLARTIERNPNSLILGR; translated from the coding sequence ATGACACTGCCTGATGTACCTGAAATGGACGTAAGCCCTGCGAAACGCTCGCCTTGGCGCAACCTGTCGCTGGTCTGGCTGGTGCCTGTACTGGCGTTAATGGTGTCCCTTGGCGTGGCGTGGCAAAGCTATAGCAACAAGGGCAGTTTGATCACCATCGTCTTTCAGGATGCTGCGGGGATCACCCCCAAGGATACGACCATCCGCTACCGTGATGTGATCATCGGCGCGGTAGAGGAGGTCAACTTCTCAGCCGACATGTCCAAGGTCATCGTGGCGGCCCGCATAGACAAGGATGTGGCGGCAACCTTCAGCCCCGACACCCTGTTCTGGGTTGTGCGGCCAGAGGTAAGCGCTCGGGGCATCAGCGGGCTGTCGACTGTGCTTTCAGGCGTCTATATCGATTCCGCATGGATACCCACGACCTCCTCGGATGCGCGCGAATTCAAGGGCTTGTCGGAAACCCCGCTGATCCGCCCCGGCCATGAGGGCACGCGCATCAAGATCCGCTCCAAGAACGGCACCAGCCTGACCGCTGGCGCGCCGGTATTTTTCCGCGGGATGGAGGTTGGCCGCCTTGACACCCCCCGCCTGTCGGAAACCGCCGATAGCACCGATGTCGAGGCCTTCATCAATGCGCCCTATGACAAGTTCCTGAACACGAATTCGCGGTTCTGGAACATGGCGGGGTTTTCGGTCACGCTGGGGCCCAGTGGGCTGGATTTGAACGTCGCCAGCCTTGGGTCCTTGCTGACCGGCGGGATCGCCTTTGAAAATATGGTCACGGGCGGTGCGCCTATCTCCGATGACACCATCATCCGCCTCTTTGCAAATGAGACCGCCGCGCGTGACAGCGTCTTTACCCAACTCAGCGCCAATTCGGTCAAGATGTCGGTGGTCTTCCGCGAATCCATCAGCGGCCTTACCTCTGGCGCGCCGGTCGAATTTCGCGGGCTACGTATCGGGCAGGTTAGCGGCATCGGTGCCTTTATCGTGAAAACCGATGCGGGAAGTGCCGTTAACATGCGCGCCGTGATTTCTATCGATCCGCAAGCCTTGGGCCTTGATGCCGATGCAGACGCCGAGACCACGCAGGCCTTTATCGCAAAACTGGTTGCCGAAGGGGTGCGCGCACGCCTGTCGACCACCAGCATCTTTAGCGCCGCGCTGAAGGTAGAGCTGGCCGATATCGACAATGCCGACCCCGCAGAGCTTGGTCAAGACGGGGATGGCACGCCAATTATCCCAAGCGTCATCTCCGACCTTCCCGATTTCACCGCGACCGCCGAAGGGGTCTTGCAACGCATCAACAACCTGCCGATCGAAGATGTGATGAACCAGACCATCTCTCTGATGGCCTCGATTGAGGCGATTGCGACGTCGCAAAGCACCCAGCTGGCCCCCGATGCAATTCTGGGCCTAATCGGTGATGCCCGCGAGTTGATCGGCAAAGAGGACACCCAAGCGATCCCTGCCGAATTGCGCGGTGTGATTGCTGACCTGCGCAGCATCGTATCGGAGCTGAAAGAGCGCGGCGCGGTTGACCAACTTTCCAGCGCCCTGACCAGCTTTGACAAAGCCTCGGCCGATATCGCCGCCGCCTCGGGTGATTTGCCACAGTTGATCGCGGATCTGCGCAGCATCGCGACCAAGGTGAACGAGCTGAAAGCCGAAGAGCTGATCGCCGCCGTGACCCGTGTGATGGACAGCACCGATGCGCTGATCGGTGCCGAGGGCGTCAAGGATATCCCGCCTGCCCTCGCCTCGGCGCTGACCGAAATACAGGCGTCTTTGCGTGAATTGCGCGAAGGCGGTGCGGTGGAAAATACCAATGCAACGCTGGCCTCGGCACGTGAGGCCGCCGATGCGGTGGCCCAAGCCGCGCGTGACTTCCCCGATGTCACAGCACAGCTGGATCAGCTTGCCTCCAAGGCCGATGCGCTGCTGTCGGCTTATGGTGACCGATCAACCTTCAATTCCGAAACGCTTGATCTGCTCAGGGAACTAAAAGCGGCGGCCAAATCCGTCTCGCAGCTTGCCCGCACAATCGAGCGTAACCCCAATTCCCTTATCTTAGGACGTTGA
- a CDS encoding PqiC family protein, giving the protein MTLRIAAITLATALPLFACGDTNARFPIAAPTETSQTRVAVRSIEVREVSLPAYAAASEIVVEQEDGALTVVSKAIWADDPVRGVTGALARSLDLRSTANVAAEPWPLADAADARLEVRIDRMIAKMDGQFELSGQFAIAAPRGAIRETIQRFTVTAPMTDNSPAAVAQATGVAIDNLAAVIIKKLGR; this is encoded by the coding sequence ATGACCCTGCGTATCGCTGCCATCACCCTCGCCACCGCTTTGCCGCTTTTTGCCTGCGGTGATACCAACGCGCGGTTCCCCATCGCCGCCCCGACCGAGACCAGCCAAACGCGGGTGGCCGTGCGGAGCATCGAGGTGCGTGAGGTGTCACTTCCGGCCTATGCTGCCGCATCCGAGATTGTGGTGGAACAGGAAGACGGCGCACTGACAGTGGTGTCAAAGGCGATCTGGGCCGATGATCCGGTGCGCGGCGTGACGGGTGCCTTGGCCCGCAGCCTTGATCTGCGCTCCACCGCCAATGTCGCCGCCGAGCCTTGGCCACTTGCCGACGCTGCCGATGCACGGCTGGAGGTGCGCATCGATCGTATGATCGCAAAAATGGATGGCCAATTTGAGCTAAGCGGTCAATTCGCCATCGCAGCCCCACGCGGCGCAATTCGCGAAACCATCCAGCGGTTCACGGTCACAGCCCCGATGACAGACAATTCCCCCGCCGCCGTAGCGCAGGCGACAGGGGTTGCAATCGATAATCTGGCGGCGGTTATCATCAAGAAACTGGGCCGCTAG
- a CDS encoding mannitol dehydrogenase family protein, whose translation MDELIPLSNATLGQVAVRVPRYDRVGLRPGIVHIGLGNFHRAHQAWYLHRLFDEGLNHDWAIVGAGVRPGDGAQRDRLLAQDCLTTLIELDPSGKSAEITGAMIDFLPVEAGNGPLIRQMADPSIRIVSLTVTESGYFTDPATGDFDATHDDIQHDATNPDHPRTAFGAMIAALRLRRDAGLGPFTCLSCDNLQGNGAVLRQAVLSLAHLSDSALADWIDAECSFPNSMVDCIVPATGPAEIALAHGFGIKDAAPVTHENFRQWVIEDAFCAGRPDWHKVGAIFSDSVHDFEMMKIRILNGGHQVIAASGELLGLGTIAQTMAHPGIRALLRKTVTEEIAPHVASVPGCSAQEYLNLVERRFSNPEIADTTRRVAYDGSSRHPGFIVPSIRAGLKADTPVRGLALVSAIWARYCTGIREDGSEIAPNDPHWDLLVPAANAAKIAPKAWLEMRHFYGELVDNKGFSADFSAWMTLIQSDGVEAAIEAYTSS comes from the coding sequence ATGGATGAGCTGATCCCCCTGTCAAACGCAACGCTTGGGCAGGTGGCCGTGCGCGTTCCACGCTATGACCGTGTCGGCTTGCGCCCCGGTATCGTTCATATCGGGCTGGGCAATTTCCACCGCGCGCATCAGGCGTGGTATCTGCACCGTTTGTTTGACGAAGGCCTAAACCATGATTGGGCCATTGTTGGTGCCGGTGTGCGCCCCGGTGACGGCGCCCAACGTGACCGCCTTCTGGCGCAAGATTGCCTGACCACGTTGATAGAGCTGGACCCCTCGGGGAAATCGGCCGAGATCACCGGCGCGATGATTGATTTTCTGCCGGTTGAGGCGGGCAACGGCCCCCTGATCCGGCAAATGGCAGATCCGAGCATTCGGATCGTGTCGTTGACGGTGACCGAAAGCGGCTATTTCACCGACCCTGCAACGGGTGATTTTGATGCGACCCATGATGACATCCAGCATGACGCCACAAACCCGGACCACCCCCGCACCGCCTTTGGGGCCATGATTGCGGCGCTGAGGCTGCGCCGTGATGCTGGCCTTGGGCCCTTTACCTGCCTGAGTTGCGATAATCTGCAAGGCAATGGGGCGGTGTTGCGTCAGGCGGTTCTGTCGCTTGCGCATCTGTCCGATAGCGCGCTGGCCGATTGGATCGATGCCGAATGCAGCTTTCCCAATTCAATGGTGGATTGCATTGTTCCGGCCACGGGTCCGGCCGAAATTGCGCTGGCTCATGGTTTCGGGATCAAGGATGCGGCCCCCGTCACCCATGAGAATTTTCGGCAATGGGTGATTGAGGATGCTTTTTGCGCCGGCCGTCCGGATTGGCACAAGGTCGGTGCGATATTTTCCGACAGTGTGCATGATTTTGAGATGATGAAGATCCGTATCCTTAACGGCGGGCATCAGGTTATTGCAGCCTCGGGCGAATTGCTGGGGCTGGGGACGATTGCGCAAACCATGGCGCATCCCGGTATCCGCGCGCTTTTGCGCAAAACCGTCACCGAGGAAATCGCCCCGCATGTGGCCTCGGTGCCCGGATGCTCGGCGCAGGAGTACCTTAATTTGGTTGAGCGGCGGTTTTCCAACCCCGAGATTGCCGATACCACCCGCCGCGTGGCCTATGATGGTTCCAGCCGCCATCCGGGGTTTATCGTGCCCTCTATCCGGGCGGGGTTGAAGGCAGACACGCCTGTTCGCGGGCTTGCGCTCGTCTCGGCCATCTGGGCGCGCTATTGCACGGGCATCCGAGAGGATGGCAGCGAAATTGCGCCAAATGATCCGCATTGGGATTTGTTGGTGCCCGCCGCAAATGCCGCAAAAATCGCGCCTAAGGCGTGGCTGGAAATGCGGCATTTTTACGGAGAGCTGGTTGATAACAAGGGGTTTTCTGCCGATTTTTCAGCTTGGATGACGCTTATCCAAAGCGACGGCGTCGAGGCCGCAATCGAGGCCTATACTAGCAGCTAA